From Cronobacter turicensis z3032, the proteins below share one genomic window:
- the xseA gene encoding Exodeoxyribonuclease 7 large subunit, which yields MPLTPTPSIFTVSRLNQSVRLLLEQEMGQVWISGEISNFTQPASGHWYFTLKDDTAQVRCAMFRNSNRRVTFRPQHGQQVLVRATITLYEPRGDYQIIVESMQPAGEGLLQQRYEQLKQQLAAEGLFDPALKKPLPSPARQVGVITSKTGAALHDVLNVLRRRDPSLPVVIYPTAVQGDDAPAQIVRAIELANLRDECDVLIVGRGGGSLEDLWSFNDERVARAIFASRIPIVSAVGHETDVTIADFVADLRAPTPSAAAEMVSRNQLELLRQVQGLQQRLEMAMDYSLANRQQRFTRLHHRLEQQHPQLRLARQQTLLMRLRQRMDNALDSRMRQATQRQTRLTQRLNQQQPLPRLHRASARIQQLEYRLAQLVTARLSHTRERFGNAITHLEAVSPLATLARGYSVTTAQDGNVLKATKQVQPGDTLTTRLADGWVESEVRQITPAKKTRKKKTG from the coding sequence ATGCCGCTTACTCCGACACCCTCAATTTTTACCGTCAGCCGCCTTAACCAGAGCGTACGTCTGCTGCTTGAACAGGAGATGGGCCAGGTCTGGATCAGCGGCGAAATCTCGAATTTCACCCAGCCCGCGTCCGGCCACTGGTACTTTACGCTGAAAGACGACACCGCCCAGGTGCGCTGTGCGATGTTCCGCAACAGCAACCGCCGCGTTACCTTTCGTCCGCAACATGGCCAGCAGGTGCTGGTGCGCGCCACTATCACGCTCTACGAGCCGCGCGGCGACTATCAAATCATCGTCGAAAGCATGCAGCCCGCCGGTGAAGGCCTGTTGCAACAGCGTTATGAACAGCTCAAGCAGCAGCTCGCCGCCGAAGGGTTGTTCGATCCGGCGCTGAAAAAACCGCTGCCCTCCCCGGCGCGCCAGGTCGGCGTGATTACGTCGAAAACCGGCGCGGCGCTGCATGATGTGCTGAATGTGTTACGCCGCCGCGATCCGTCGCTGCCGGTGGTTATCTACCCCACCGCGGTACAGGGCGACGACGCGCCCGCGCAGATCGTGCGCGCCATTGAGCTTGCCAATCTGCGTGACGAATGCGACGTGTTAATCGTCGGGCGCGGCGGCGGCTCGCTGGAAGATTTGTGGAGCTTTAACGACGAGCGCGTCGCGCGGGCGATTTTCGCGAGCCGCATTCCCATCGTTAGCGCCGTCGGCCATGAGACCGACGTTACCATTGCCGATTTCGTCGCGGATTTACGCGCGCCGACGCCGTCCGCCGCCGCCGAAATGGTCAGCCGCAACCAGCTGGAGCTGCTGCGCCAGGTGCAGGGGTTACAGCAGCGTCTGGAAATGGCGATGGACTATTCGCTGGCCAACCGCCAGCAGCGTTTTACGCGCCTGCATCACCGTCTTGAGCAGCAACACCCGCAGTTGCGCCTTGCCCGCCAGCAGACGCTGCTGATGCGCCTGCGCCAGCGTATGGACAACGCGCTGGACAGCCGGATGCGCCAGGCCACGCAGCGTCAGACTCGCCTGACGCAACGCCTTAACCAGCAGCAGCCGCTGCCGCGTCTGCACCGCGCCTCGGCGCGTATTCAGCAGCTGGAGTATCGCCTTGCACAGCTCGTCACCGCACGCCTGAGCCACACGCGAGAGCGCTTTGGCAACGCCATCACGCACCTGGAGGCTGTCAGCCCACTGGCGACGCTGGCGCGCGGCTACAGCGTCACCACGGCGCAGGATGGCAACGTGCTTAAAGCGACGAAACAGGTGCAGCCCGGCGATACGCTAACCACGCGGCTCGCGGACGGCTGGGTGGAAAGCGAGGTGCGCCAGATTACGCCCGCCAAAAAAACGCGCAAAAAGAAAACAGGATAA
- the yfgF gene encoding Inner membrane protein yfgF, whose translation MPVMLWGAMRFGYFFITTAWTPVLALLCHYYYLYFPSVPGYETQMVINTSSYGVFSLVIVFMALTATRQRAMHLRGRRLALIDPLSHMPNLRALNRDLGKAPWSVLCFMRIPELELLGRNYGVMLRILYKQQMAAWLRQILLPDELAYQLSGHDVVLRIHTESYLERIDALDKRVRQFRFMWDGMPLQPQVGISYSFVRSPVTHLHLLLGEMSTMADLSLATNQPESLQCRGANHVQKAVKLKVDMLNRLQQALDNHHFRLMAQRIEGMRGDSYYEILLRMRGDDGELIAPEIFLPVAHEFGLSSRIDLMVLESTLKFMDEWREQLPASRFSINLTPATVCRVPFPGEVQRLLARYHVEPWQLIFEITESQSFTNVEQTQVTLSRLRAMGCRIAIDDFGTGYASYARLKSINADILKIDGSFIRNIVTSSLDYQIVESMCHLARMKNMQVVAEYVESEEIKNVACSLGIDYLQGYVIGKPQPLESLIVAKPETATR comes from the coding sequence CTGCCTGTAATGCTGTGGGGCGCGATGCGTTTCGGCTATTTCTTTATTACCACCGCCTGGACGCCAGTGCTGGCGCTGCTGTGCCACTACTACTATCTCTATTTCCCGTCGGTGCCCGGCTACGAAACCCAGATGGTGATAAATACCTCCAGCTACGGCGTGTTTTCACTGGTCATCGTGTTCATGGCGCTGACCGCCACTCGCCAGCGCGCGATGCACTTGCGCGGCCGTCGTCTGGCGCTGATCGACCCGTTAAGCCACATGCCGAATCTGCGGGCGCTGAACCGGGATCTCGGCAAAGCGCCCTGGTCGGTGCTGTGCTTTATGCGTATTCCTGAGCTTGAGCTGCTCGGGCGTAACTACGGGGTAATGCTGCGCATTCTCTACAAGCAACAAATGGCGGCGTGGCTGCGCCAGATCCTGCTGCCGGATGAGCTGGCGTATCAGCTTTCCGGGCACGATGTAGTCCTGCGTATTCATACGGAATCCTATCTCGAACGCATCGACGCGCTGGATAAACGCGTGCGGCAGTTCCGCTTTATGTGGGATGGTATGCCGTTACAGCCGCAGGTCGGCATCAGCTACAGCTTTGTGCGCTCGCCAGTCACGCATTTGCATCTGCTGCTTGGCGAAATGAGCACGATGGCGGATTTGTCGCTTGCCACCAATCAGCCTGAAAGTTTGCAGTGTCGCGGCGCCAACCATGTGCAAAAAGCCGTGAAGCTGAAAGTGGATATGCTCAACCGCTTGCAGCAGGCGCTGGATAACCATCACTTCCGTCTGATGGCGCAGCGGATCGAAGGGATGCGCGGCGACAGCTATTACGAAATCCTGCTGCGTATGCGCGGCGATGACGGCGAGCTTATCGCGCCGGAGATTTTCCTGCCGGTGGCGCATGAGTTCGGCCTCTCGTCGCGCATCGACCTGATGGTGCTGGAAAGCACGCTGAAATTCATGGACGAATGGCGCGAACAACTGCCCGCCAGCCGTTTCTCCATCAACCTGACGCCTGCCACCGTCTGCCGCGTGCCGTTTCCGGGTGAGGTCCAGCGGCTGCTGGCGCGTTATCACGTTGAGCCCTGGCAGCTGATTTTCGAAATCACCGAAAGCCAGTCGTTCACCAATGTGGAACAGACGCAGGTCACGCTCTCAAGGCTGCGCGCAATGGGGTGTCGTATTGCGATTGACGATTTCGGCACCGGCTACGCCAGCTATGCGCGGCTGAAAAGCATTAACGCCGATATTTTAAAAATCGACGGCAGCTTCATTCGCAATATCGTTACCAGCAGTCTGGATTATCAAATTGTCGAATCGATGTGCCATCTGGCGCGGATGAAGAACATGCAGGTGGTGGCGGAGTATGTCGAAAGCGAAGAGATTAAAAACGTCGCCTGTTCGCTCGGTATCGATTATCTGCAAGGGTATGTGATTGGCAAACCGCAGCCGCTGGAGTCGCTCATTGTGGCGAAACCGGAAACGGCGACGCGATAG
- the guaA gene encoding GMP synthase [glutamine-hydrolyzing], translating into MTDNIHKHRILILDFGSQYTQLVARRVRELGVYCELWAWDVTEEQIRGFNPNGIILSGGPESTTEENSPRAPEYVFNAGVPVLGVCYGMQTMAMQLGGHVEGSNEREFGYAQVEVKTDSALVRDIQDALSADGNPLLDVWMSHGDKVTAIPSDFVTVASTETCPFAIMANEEKRFYGVQFHPEVTHTRQGLRMLERFVRDICECEALWTPAKIIDDAVERIRQQVGNDRVILGLSGGVDSSVTAMLLHRAIGDRLTCVFVDNGLLRLNEAEQVMDMFGDHFGLNIVHVPAEARFLDALAGIDEPEAKRKTIGRVFVEVFDEEALKLEDVKWLAQGTIYPDVIESAASATGKAHVIKSHHNVGGLPKEMKMGLVEPLKELFKDEVRKIGLELGLPYDMLYRHPFPGPGLGVRVLGEVKKEFCDLLRRADAIFIEELRRADLYDKVSQAFTVFLPVRSVGVMGDGRKYDWVVSLRAVETIDFMTAHWAHLPYDFLGRVSNRIINEINGISRVVYDISGKPPATIEWE; encoded by the coding sequence ATGACGGACAACATTCATAAGCATCGTATCCTTATCCTCGACTTCGGTTCTCAGTACACCCAACTGGTGGCCCGCCGCGTGCGCGAGCTGGGCGTTTACTGCGAGCTGTGGGCCTGGGACGTGACGGAAGAGCAAATCCGCGGCTTTAATCCGAACGGGATTATCCTGTCCGGCGGCCCGGAGAGCACCACGGAAGAGAACAGCCCGCGCGCGCCGGAATATGTCTTTAACGCCGGTGTGCCGGTACTCGGCGTCTGCTACGGCATGCAGACCATGGCGATGCAGCTCGGCGGCCACGTGGAAGGCTCTAACGAGCGTGAATTCGGCTATGCGCAGGTAGAGGTCAAAACTGACAGCGCGCTGGTGCGCGACATTCAGGACGCGCTGAGCGCCGACGGCAACCCACTGCTGGATGTCTGGATGAGCCACGGCGATAAAGTGACGGCCATTCCGTCTGATTTCGTGACCGTCGCCAGCACCGAAACCTGCCCGTTCGCGATTATGGCGAACGAAGAGAAGCGTTTCTACGGCGTACAGTTCCACCCGGAAGTGACCCACACCCGTCAGGGCCTGCGTATGCTGGAGCGCTTCGTGCGTGACATCTGCGAGTGCGAAGCGCTGTGGACGCCGGCGAAAATCATCGACGACGCGGTTGAGCGCATTCGTCAGCAGGTGGGCAACGATCGCGTTATCCTGGGCCTGTCCGGCGGCGTGGATTCCTCTGTGACCGCGATGCTGCTGCACCGCGCGATTGGCGACCGTCTGACCTGCGTCTTCGTCGATAACGGCCTGCTGCGCCTGAACGAAGCCGAGCAGGTGATGGACATGTTTGGCGACCACTTTGGCCTGAACATCGTTCACGTTCCAGCGGAAGCACGTTTCCTTGACGCGCTGGCGGGTATCGACGAGCCGGAAGCCAAGCGTAAAACCATCGGCCGCGTATTCGTGGAAGTGTTCGATGAAGAAGCGCTGAAGCTGGAAGACGTGAAATGGCTGGCGCAGGGCACCATCTACCCGGATGTGATTGAATCCGCGGCGTCTGCCACTGGTAAAGCGCACGTGATCAAATCTCACCACAACGTGGGCGGTCTGCCGAAAGAGATGAAAATGGGCCTCGTCGAGCCGCTCAAAGAGCTGTTTAAAGACGAAGTTCGCAAGATTGGTCTGGAGCTGGGCCTGCCGTACGACATGTTGTACCGCCATCCGTTCCCGGGGCCGGGCCTGGGCGTTCGCGTTCTGGGCGAAGTGAAAAAAGAGTTCTGTGACCTGCTGCGCCGCGCCGACGCTATCTTTATCGAAGAGCTGCGCCGTGCGGATCTGTACGACAAAGTGAGCCAGGCATTCACCGTATTCCTGCCGGTGCGCTCCGTTGGCGTGATGGGCGACGGCCGTAAATATGACTGGGTGGTCTCGCTGCGCGCGGTAGAAACCATCGACTTCATGACCGCTCACTGGGCGCACCTGCCGTACGATTTCCTGGGCCGCGTTTCCAACCGCATTATCAATGAAATCAACGGTATTTCCCGTGTAGTTTATGATATCAGCGGTAAACCGCCCGCGACCATTGAGTGGGAATGA
- the guaB gene encoding Inosine-5'-monophosphate dehydrogenase, whose amino-acid sequence MLRIAKEALTFDDVLLVPAHSTVLPNTADLSTQLTKTIRLNIPMLSAAMDTVTEARLAIALAQEGGIGFIHKNMSIERQAEEVRRVKKHESGVVTDPQTVLPTTTLREVKELTERNGFAGYPVVTEENELVGIITGRDVRFVTDLSQPVSVYMTPKARLVTVREGESRDVVLAKMHEKRVEKALVVDDSFHLRGMITVKDFQKAERKPNACKDEQGRLRVGAAVGAGAGNEERVDALVAAGVDVLLIDSSHGHSEGVLQRIRETRAKYPDLQIIGGNVATAAGAKALADAGVSAVKVGIGPGSICTTRIVTGVGVPQITAVADAVEALEGTGIPVIADGGIRFSGDIAKAIAAGASVVMVGSMLAGTDESPGEIELYQGRAYKSYRGMGSLGAMSKGSSDRYFQTDNAADKLVPEGIEGRVAYKGRLKEIIHQQMGGLRSCMGLTGCATIDELRTKAEFVRISGAGIQESHVHDVTITKESPNYRMGS is encoded by the coding sequence ATGCTACGTATCGCTAAAGAAGCACTGACGTTTGACGACGTTCTCCTCGTTCCCGCTCACTCTACCGTTCTGCCGAATACCGCGGATCTCAGCACTCAGCTGACCAAAACCATCCGCCTGAACATCCCGATGCTTTCAGCGGCGATGGACACCGTAACGGAAGCGCGTCTGGCGATTGCCCTGGCGCAGGAAGGCGGCATCGGCTTTATCCACAAAAACATGTCTATCGAACGTCAGGCTGAAGAAGTCCGTCGCGTCAAAAAACATGAATCCGGCGTGGTCACCGACCCGCAGACCGTACTGCCGACCACGACCCTGCGCGAAGTAAAAGAACTGACCGAGCGCAACGGTTTCGCTGGCTACCCGGTTGTGACTGAAGAGAACGAACTGGTTGGTATCATTACCGGCCGTGACGTGCGCTTCGTGACCGACCTGAGCCAGCCCGTCAGCGTTTATATGACGCCGAAAGCGCGCCTGGTAACCGTTCGCGAAGGCGAGTCCCGCGACGTCGTACTGGCGAAAATGCACGAAAAACGTGTTGAGAAAGCGCTGGTCGTGGACGACAGTTTCCACCTGCGCGGGATGATCACCGTGAAAGATTTCCAGAAAGCCGAACGTAAACCGAACGCCTGTAAAGACGAGCAGGGCCGTCTGCGCGTAGGGGCGGCGGTAGGCGCAGGCGCCGGTAACGAAGAGCGTGTTGACGCGCTGGTTGCCGCAGGCGTTGACGTTCTGCTGATTGACTCCTCCCACGGCCACTCCGAAGGCGTGCTGCAACGCATTCGCGAAACCCGCGCGAAATACCCGGATCTGCAAATCATCGGCGGTAACGTGGCGACGGCCGCAGGCGCGAAAGCCCTGGCGGACGCGGGCGTCAGCGCGGTGAAAGTCGGCATCGGCCCGGGCTCCATCTGCACCACCCGTATCGTGACCGGCGTGGGCGTACCGCAGATCACCGCGGTGGCGGACGCGGTTGAAGCGCTGGAAGGCACCGGCATTCCGGTTATCGCCGATGGCGGCATTCGTTTCTCCGGCGATATCGCCAAAGCAATCGCCGCTGGCGCAAGCGTCGTGATGGTCGGCTCCATGCTGGCCGGTACGGACGAATCTCCGGGCGAAATCGAACTCTACCAGGGCCGCGCTTACAAATCCTATCGCGGCATGGGCTCGCTGGGCGCGATGTCCAAAGGCTCTTCCGACCGCTACTTCCAGACCGATAACGCCGCTGACAAGCTGGTGCCGGAAGGCATCGAAGGTCGCGTGGCGTATAAAGGCCGTCTGAAAGAGATAATCCACCAGCAGATGGGCGGCCTGCGCTCCTGCATGGGCCTGACCGGCTGCGCCACGATCGATGAGCTTCGCACCAAAGCGGAATTCGTGCGCATCAGCGGCGCGGGCATTCAGGAAAGCCACGTACACGATGTGACCATCACCAAAGAGTCTCCGAACTACCGTATGGGTTCTTAA
- the ppk gene encoding Polyphosphate kinase has product MGQEKLYIEKELSWLSFNERVLQEAADKTNPLIERMRFLGIYSNNLDEFYKVRFAELKRRIIISEEQGSNSHSRHLLGKIQSRVLKADQEFDGLYNDLLLEMARNQIFLINERQLSENQQVWLRHYFKHYLRQHVTPTLINRDTDLVQFLKDDYTYLAVEIIRGESIRYALLEIPADKVPRFVNLPPETPRRRKPMILLDNILRFCLDDIFKGFFDYDALNAYSMKMTRDAEYDLVHEMESSLLELMSSSLKQRLTAEPVRFVYQRDMPDAMVQMLREKLSISRYDSIVPGGRYHNFKDFISFPNVGKANLINKPLPRLRHIWFDQFRNGFDAIRERDVLLYYPYHTFEHVLELLRQASFDPSVLAIKINIYRVAKDSRIIDSMIHAAHNGKKVTVVVELQARFDEEANIHWAKRLTEAGVHVIFSAPGLKIHAKLFLISRKEGDDVVRYAHIGTGNFNEKTARLYTDYSLLTADARITNEVRRVFNFIENPYRPVSFDYLLVSPQNSRRLMYEMIDQEIANAQQGLPSGITLKLNNLVDKGLVDRLYAASGSGVQVNLLIRGMCSLIPQLEGLSDNIQVISIVDRYLEHDRVYIFENGGDKRVYLSSADWMTRNIDYRIEVATPLLDPRLKQRILDIIDILFSDTVKARYVDKELSNRYVPRGNRRKVRAQLAIYDYIKSLEQPE; this is encoded by the coding sequence ATGGGTCAGGAAAAGCTTTATATCGAAAAAGAACTGAGCTGGTTATCGTTCAACGAACGCGTATTGCAGGAAGCGGCGGATAAAACCAACCCGCTTATCGAACGCATGCGCTTTCTGGGCATCTACTCCAATAACCTTGATGAATTTTATAAGGTCCGGTTTGCCGAGCTTAAGCGGCGCATTATCATCAGCGAAGAACAGGGCTCGAACTCCCACTCTCGCCACCTGCTGGGCAAGATCCAGTCTCGGGTGCTGAAGGCGGATCAGGAGTTCGATGGCTTGTATAACGATCTGCTGCTGGAGATGGCGCGCAACCAGATCTTCCTGATTAACGAACGCCAGCTTTCTGAAAACCAGCAGGTGTGGCTGCGCCACTACTTCAAACACTACCTGCGCCAGCACGTCACCCCAACGCTGATAAATCGCGATACCGATCTGGTGCAGTTTCTGAAAGACGATTACACCTATCTGGCGGTCGAAATTATTCGCGGCGAATCCATTCGCTATGCGCTGCTGGAGATCCCGGCCGATAAAGTGCCGCGCTTTGTGAATCTCCCGCCGGAAACCCCGCGACGCCGCAAGCCGATGATTCTGCTAGATAACATTCTGCGTTTCTGCCTGGATGACATTTTCAAAGGCTTTTTCGATTACGACGCGCTGAACGCCTATTCCATGAAGATGACGCGCGATGCGGAATACGATCTGGTGCATGAGATGGAATCGAGCCTGCTGGAGCTGATGTCCTCAAGCCTCAAGCAGCGCCTCACCGCCGAACCGGTGCGTTTCGTCTACCAGCGCGATATGCCGGACGCGATGGTGCAGATGCTGCGCGAAAAGCTCTCTATCTCGCGCTATGACTCCATCGTGCCGGGCGGCCGTTACCATAACTTCAAAGATTTCATTAGCTTCCCGAATGTCGGCAAAGCCAATCTGATCAACAAACCGCTGCCGCGCCTGCGCCACATCTGGTTTGATCAATTCCGCAACGGCTTTGACGCCATCCGCGAGCGCGACGTGCTGCTCTACTACCCGTATCACACGTTCGAGCATGTGCTGGAGCTGCTGCGTCAGGCGTCGTTCGATCCGAGCGTGCTGGCGATTAAAATCAACATCTATCGCGTGGCGAAAGACTCGCGCATTATCGACTCGATGATCCACGCCGCGCACAACGGCAAAAAAGTGACCGTCGTGGTGGAATTGCAGGCGCGCTTTGATGAAGAGGCGAATATCCACTGGGCGAAACGGCTCACCGAGGCGGGCGTGCATGTGATCTTCTCGGCGCCGGGTCTTAAGATCCACGCCAAGCTGTTTCTTATCTCGCGCAAAGAGGGTGACGACGTGGTGCGCTACGCGCATATCGGCACCGGCAACTTCAACGAGAAAACCGCGCGCCTTTATACCGACTACTCGCTGCTGACCGCCGATGCACGCATCACCAATGAAGTGCGCCGGGTGTTTAACTTTATCGAGAACCCCTACCGGCCGGTGAGCTTCGACTACCTGCTGGTGTCGCCGCAAAACTCACGCCGCCTGATGTACGAGATGATCGATCAGGAGATCGCCAACGCGCAGCAGGGGCTGCCGTCGGGGATTACCCTTAAGCTGAATAACCTCGTCGATAAAGGCCTGGTGGACCGCCTCTATGCGGCCTCCGGCTCCGGCGTGCAGGTTAACCTGCTGATCCGCGGCATGTGTTCGCTTATCCCGCAGCTTGAAGGCCTGAGCGATAATATTCAGGTCATCAGCATCGTAGACCGCTATCTTGAGCATGACCGGGTCTATATTTTCGAAAATGGCGGCGATAAACGCGTTTATCTGTCGTCTGCCGACTGGATGACGCGTAATATCGACTACCGCATTGAGGTTGCTACGCCGCTGCTGGACCCGCGCCTTAAACAGCGCATTCTGGATATCATTGATATTCTGTTCAGTGATACGGTGAAAGCCCGTTATGTGGATAAAGAACTGAGTAATCGCTATGTGCCGCGTGGCAATCGCCGCAAAGTTCGCGCACAATTGGCGATTTACGATTACATAAAATCTCTGGAACAGCCTGAATAA
- the ppx gene encoding Exopolyphosphatase encodes MPIISDAPRPEEFAAVDLGSNSFHMVIARVVDGAMQIIGRLKQRVHLADGLDENNMLTEEAMERGLACLSLFAERLQGFSAANVCIVGTHTLRQASNATDFLRRAEKVIPYPIEIISGNEEARLIFMGVEHTQPERGRKLVIDIGGGSTELVIGEDFEPQLVESRRMGCVSFGQHFFPNGEITPDNFRRARLAAVQKLESLAWQYRLKGWTVALGASGTIKAAHEVLVEMGEKDGFITPDRLDMLRDEVLKFGHFSALTLPGLSEERKVVFVPGLAILCGVFDALAIRELRLSDGALREGVLYEMEGRFRHQDIRIRTAQSLANQYHIDREQAHRVLDTTMLMYEQWEQQNAKLANPSLAALLKWAAMLHEVGLGINHSGLHRHSAYILQNSDLPGFNQEQQMMMATMVRYHRKAIKLDELPRFTLYKKKQFLPLIQLLRLGVLLNNQRQATTTPPRLVLNTDENHWTLRFPHDWFSQNALVLLDLEREQQYWEGVTGWKLNIEEEASPEVAA; translated from the coding sequence ATGCCGATAATTTCTGATGCTCCACGACCGGAGGAATTTGCTGCGGTCGATCTCGGCTCTAACAGCTTCCATATGGTGATTGCCCGTGTGGTGGATGGCGCCATGCAAATCATTGGTCGTCTGAAACAGCGCGTACATCTGGCCGATGGGCTGGATGAAAATAATATGCTGACCGAAGAGGCGATGGAGCGCGGCCTCGCCTGCCTCTCCCTGTTCGCCGAGCGCCTGCAGGGTTTTTCCGCCGCTAACGTCTGCATCGTGGGTACCCACACGCTGCGCCAGGCGTCGAACGCTACGGATTTTCTGCGTCGCGCGGAAAAGGTCATCCCCTATCCGATTGAAATTATCTCCGGCAATGAAGAAGCGCGTCTGATTTTCATGGGTGTGGAACATACCCAGCCGGAGCGCGGACGCAAGCTGGTTATCGACATCGGCGGCGGCTCGACGGAACTGGTCATCGGCGAAGATTTCGAACCGCAACTGGTGGAAAGCCGCCGTATGGGCTGCGTCAGCTTCGGGCAGCATTTCTTCCCGAACGGCGAAATCACGCCGGATAATTTCCGCCGCGCGCGTCTCGCCGCCGTACAAAAGCTCGAAAGCCTCGCCTGGCAGTATCGTCTTAAAGGCTGGACCGTGGCGCTTGGCGCTTCCGGCACCATTAAAGCCGCACATGAAGTGCTGGTGGAGATGGGCGAAAAAGACGGTTTTATCACGCCAGATCGCCTCGATATGCTGCGCGATGAAGTGCTGAAATTCGGCCATTTTTCGGCACTCACCCTGCCGGGTCTGTCGGAAGAGCGTAAAGTGGTCTTCGTGCCTGGCCTGGCCATCCTTTGCGGCGTGTTCGACGCGCTGGCTATTCGCGAGCTGCGCCTGTCAGACGGCGCGCTGCGCGAAGGCGTGCTCTATGAGATGGAAGGCCGTTTCCGCCATCAGGATATCCGCATTCGCACCGCCCAGAGCCTCGCCAACCAGTACCATATCGACAGGGAACAGGCGCACCGGGTGCTGGATACCACCATGCTGATGTATGAGCAGTGGGAACAGCAGAACGCGAAGCTTGCGAACCCGTCGCTGGCGGCGCTGCTGAAGTGGGCGGCGATGCTGCATGAGGTTGGGCTTGGCATCAATCACAGCGGGTTGCACCGCCATTCGGCCTATATTCTTCAAAACAGCGATCTGCCGGGCTTTAACCAGGAGCAGCAGATGATGATGGCGACGATGGTGCGCTATCACCGCAAGGCGATTAAGCTCGATGAGTTGCCGCGCTTTACGCTGTATAAGAAAAAGCAGTTCCTGCCGCTGATCCAGCTGCTGCGCCTCGGCGTGCTGCTGAATAATCAGCGCCAGGCGACCACGACGCCGCCGAGGCTGGTGCTGAACACCGATGAGAATCACTGGACGCTGCGTTTCCCGCACGACTGGTTCAGCCAGAACGCGCTGGTGCTGCTGGATCTCGAACGCGAGCAGCAGTACTGGGAAGGCGTCACCGGCTGGAAGCTGAATATCGAAGAAGAAGCGAGCCCGGAAGTGGCCGCCTGA
- the ugl gene encoding Unsaturated glucuronyl hydrolase — protein MLQNIHEEAISQVKLAPGERDVILEKVKQIVPDILQAVDRNMACWQERFPDAACQNGLYPVIDNVEWTTSFWSGQLWLAWEWSGDQKYRTLAEKHVQSFGERIIHRNNTNHHDLGFLYSLSCLSASTLTNNARARYIALLAADALMERYHPCCGIIQAWGELDNPQQQGRMIIDCNMNLPLLYQASLITGDERYAQAATTHIIQASRYIVRPDSSTWHTFFMDVHTGEPRYGNTHQGYADDSCWSRGQAWGVYGFLLNYRYTRNEDLLTLSQKLANYFINRLPDDLVCYWDLALTDPTSCRDSSSTAIVACGLLEMIKHLPLSHPNRASYESIALRMVGNMIDHYYNREHIPGAGLLKHSVYHFNGNIGVDECCSWGDYFFMESITRIIKNWKLYW, from the coding sequence ATGTTGCAGAATATTCATGAAGAAGCGATTTCCCAGGTAAAACTGGCACCAGGTGAGCGCGATGTTATCCTGGAGAAAGTTAAGCAGATCGTGCCCGATATTTTACAGGCCGTTGACCGTAATATGGCCTGCTGGCAGGAGCGATTCCCGGATGCCGCCTGTCAGAATGGTCTTTACCCGGTTATTGATAATGTCGAATGGACCACCAGCTTCTGGAGCGGGCAACTCTGGCTGGCATGGGAATGGAGCGGCGATCAAAAATACCGAACTCTGGCAGAAAAGCATGTTCAGTCTTTCGGCGAGCGTATTATTCACCGAAACAACACCAATCATCATGACCTCGGTTTTCTTTACAGCCTGTCCTGCCTTAGTGCCAGTACGCTTACTAACAATGCGCGGGCGCGCTATATTGCCCTGCTGGCAGCAGATGCGCTGATGGAACGTTATCACCCTTGCTGCGGTATTATTCAGGCATGGGGCGAGCTGGATAATCCGCAACAACAGGGACGAATGATTATCGACTGTAATATGAATTTACCGCTGTTATACCAGGCCAGCCTTATTACCGGGGATGAACGTTATGCTCAGGCCGCCACCACGCATATCATTCAAGCCAGCCGCTATATAGTACGCCCGGACAGTTCGACCTGGCACACGTTCTTTATGGACGTGCATACAGGAGAGCCTCGTTACGGCAATACGCACCAGGGCTATGCGGATGATTCCTGCTGGTCTCGCGGCCAGGCGTGGGGCGTGTATGGATTTCTGCTGAATTATCGTTATACCCGTAATGAAGATTTACTGACACTCAGCCAGAAGCTGGCAAATTATTTCATTAATCGGCTTCCGGATGATCTGGTGTGCTACTGGGATCTGGCGCTGACCGACCCAACAAGCTGTCGGGACAGTTCATCTACAGCAATTGTCGCCTGTGGTTTGCTGGAAATGATAAAACATTTGCCGCTTTCTCATCCCAACCGCGCAAGCTATGAGAGCATTGCCTTGCGTATGGTCGGAAATATGATCGACCACTATTATAATCGGGAGCATATTCCCGGTGCAGGGTTGCTTAAACACTCAGTCTATCACTTTAATGGAAATATTGGTGTGGATGAGTGCTGTTCATGGGGCGATTATTTCTTTATGGAAAGTATCACCCGTATTATTAAAAACTGGAAGCTGTACTGGTAA